The DNA sequence CAGGAAGGCGAAGTCGTCTCGGTCGGCACCGGCGCCCGTGGTGACGACGGCACCGTCCATCCGCTGGAAGTCAAGGCCGGCGACAAGATCCTGTTCGGCAAATGGTCGGGCACCGAGGTCAAGGTCGGCGGCGAAGACCTGATCATCATGAAGGAAAGCGACATTCTGGGGATCCTGGGCTGAAGCCCGAGACCGCCTGAACGTCAGCATTAATCGAAGGAAATCACCATGGCAGCCAAAGACGT is a window from the Polymorphobacter fuscus genome containing:
- the groES gene encoding co-chaperone GroES, encoding MTFRPLHDRVLVRRVEAEEKTAGGIIIPDTAKEKPQEGEVVSVGTGARGDDGTVHPLEVKAGDKILFGKWSGTEVKVGGEDLIIMKESDILGILG